The Candidatus Palauibacter australiensis genome contains the following window.
CCGATTCCGAGGCAACCTACTCTCAGGCGATGATGGATCGCGAGAATCCGAAGCGGGCGAGCGCATCGCCTCCCGAGTGGGCCCCGGGCCCCATCACGCGGTGGCTGACGCCGGTCACGCGCTGGATCATCACGAACCTCGTGGCTCCACCCTGCGTCTTCCTCCTCTTCGGTCTCCTCAATCGAACGCGGGTCTACGGACGGCGACGCGTTCCCCACCTTCCGAACACGCTCGTTCTCTCGAATCACCAGTCGATGATCGACTCGTTTCCGATCGCCTACTACCTGTTCTTTCCCGAAAAAACTTTCAGGCCCCACCTGGCGCCGTGGAACGCGGCCGCGGCGGAGAACTTCTTCAGCAACCCGTTTTTCGGCTGGGTGTTCCACCAGTTCCAGTGCATTCCGGTGCGGCGCGGC
Protein-coding sequences here:
- a CDS encoding lysophospholipid acyltransferase family protein, whose protein sequence is MMDRENPKRASASPPEWAPGPITRWLTPVTRWIITNLVAPPCVFLLFGLLNRTRVYGRRRVPHLPNTLVLSNHQSMIDSFPIAYYLFFPEKTFRPHLAPWNAAAAENFFSNPFFGWVFHQFQCIPVRRGRRDLRAMIRSANVLRAGILTLFPEGTRSRNGQVGRGRAGAGMVILQTRPHVVPITLEGLDRVLPIGSRLPRIGQRISIYVGRPVRYDDLAAEGRSRKNAQQIVDRVMERIAFQQRVLRRLRRSRR